The Methylomicrobium lacus LW14 genome window below encodes:
- a CDS encoding class I SAM-dependent methyltransferase, with protein sequence MRERISLVDKAHELIGARLRPGALAIDATVGNGHDTLFLLRQVAPGGRVYGFDIQRSALESAEAKVKEPALRACLTLFHDSHAGLLERIPKTDHGAIAAVMFNLGYLPGGDKAVMTQADSTLAALTAASRLLSPGGILTIEAYPGHPGGAQETDQVGRWCEALNPERFKVEGIDAKPNAAAAPRLFAVTRSSA encoded by the coding sequence ATGAGAGAACGCATTTCCCTGGTTGATAAGGCTCATGAACTGATCGGCGCCCGTCTGCGTCCCGGCGCGCTCGCCATCGATGCGACGGTCGGCAACGGCCATGACACGCTGTTTCTGTTGCGGCAGGTCGCACCGGGCGGCAGGGTTTACGGTTTTGACATTCAACGCTCCGCGCTGGAGTCCGCCGAAGCCAAAGTCAAGGAGCCTGCGTTGCGCGCTTGCCTGACCTTGTTTCATGACAGCCATGCCGGACTGCTTGAGCGGATACCCAAGACCGATCACGGCGCGATCGCTGCGGTGATGTTCAATCTCGGTTATCTGCCCGGTGGCGATAAAGCCGTGATGACCCAGGCCGATTCGACGCTGGCCGCGCTTACGGCGGCGAGCCGATTGCTGAGTCCAGGCGGCATCCTCACGATCGAGGCCTATCCCGGCCATCCCGGCGGCGCGCAGGAGACCGATCAGGTCGGGCGCTGGTGTGAAGCCCTGAACCCCGAACGCTTCAAGGTTGAAGGGATCGATGCGAAACCGAACGCTGCTGCGGCTCCCAGGCTGTTTGCGGTGACCCGGAGCAGCGCGTAA
- a CDS encoding S41 family peptidase, which yields MAVARADLGGGRYLLADRAENALSLNIWAQSRRVNDVNRSVFFLPKKVNQIPKMTFIEQQHHDIFLLSALKKRLQAGSYLGLVGLISCTLISCASSTISKPVSVQNRPEAQALFDGLTETISVIRSNYIAPIDLTTLIQAARNGIYKDLTLTRSLNFSLSADSLNGLQEEYFYLLDNHPNFQAKDIIKSAMLGIADSMYPKLKLVEQASSDAPMAKVGLVLQKINDDYVISSIIKESPAQRIDLKRGDRLLKIDEQILSDLPLEGVIAKLQGLPDSTVRLTIERAGKVGEMIATRAFVNDAPIESNLYSKGIGYIRISRFDSPGRELFSKQISTLGSANTETLKGIIIDLRDNTGGDLRAIVEVADYFLDDGLILSTSGRSEESEMRFLASVNGNAMNSGVKLAVLINGQTAAGAEMLAASLQDHRRATVIGTTSQGYNKISTLFPMKGGGAMILVTGEMTRPSGNLLSQFGVVPNICVSDGTSIALDPQQYQSPEAIWNACPGETQIYPNDDGDFALQTAVNLLLEKQ from the coding sequence GTGGCTGTTGCTCGGGCTGACCTGGGCGGGGGGCGCTATTTACTGGCTGATCGGGCCGAAAATGCTTTGAGTCTCAATATTTGGGCTCAAAGCCGCCGTGTAAATGATGTAAATCGGTCAGTTTTTTTTCTGCCGAAAAAAGTAAATCAAATACCTAAGATGACATTCATTGAACAACAGCACCACGATATTTTTCTATTATCTGCGCTAAAAAAGCGGTTACAGGCGGGCTCGTATCTAGGACTAGTCGGCCTAATCTCCTGTACTTTAATATCGTGCGCCTCTTCCACCATTAGCAAGCCTGTATCCGTTCAAAATCGACCTGAGGCGCAAGCGTTATTTGATGGCCTCACGGAAACAATCTCGGTTATTCGGTCGAATTACATTGCGCCAATAGATTTGACAACGTTAATTCAAGCCGCTCGAAATGGAATCTATAAAGACCTCACACTGACGAGATCCTTAAACTTCAGCTTATCTGCTGATTCGTTAAACGGCTTGCAAGAGGAATATTTTTATTTACTCGACAATCACCCAAATTTTCAAGCCAAGGATATTATCAAGTCCGCGATGCTAGGCATTGCTGATTCGATGTATCCTAAGTTAAAACTTGTCGAACAAGCATCAAGCGACGCTCCAATGGCGAAAGTAGGCTTGGTGCTTCAGAAAATAAATGACGACTATGTTATTTCTTCGATAATCAAAGAGTCGCCAGCTCAACGGATCGATCTCAAAAGAGGAGATCGCTTGCTCAAAATCGATGAGCAAATTCTTAGTGATCTGCCGCTTGAGGGCGTGATCGCCAAACTTCAAGGCTTGCCGGATTCCACGGTTCGTTTGACGATTGAACGTGCGGGCAAAGTAGGTGAAATGATTGCGACGCGAGCATTCGTAAATGACGCGCCCATTGAAAGCAATCTTTATTCAAAAGGGATCGGCTATATCCGTATCTCGCGATTCGATTCTCCTGGCAGAGAATTGTTTAGTAAACAAATTTCGACGCTTGGCTCTGCTAATACCGAAACTCTCAAAGGAATTATTATCGATCTTCGCGATAATACTGGCGGTGATTTGAGAGCGATTGTTGAAGTTGCAGACTATTTTTTAGATGATGGTCTTATCTTATCCACCAGTGGGCGATCTGAAGAATCGGAAATGCGTTTTCTTGCATCAGTCAATGGAAATGCTATGAATTCCGGTGTGAAGCTGGCTGTTTTAATCAACGGCCAAACAGCGGCCGGTGCGGAAATGCTTGCGGCTTCCTTGCAGGATCATAGGCGCGCAACCGTGATCGGCACCACCTCCCAAGGCTACAACAAAATATCCACGCTCTTCCCTATGAAAGGAGGGGGCGCAATGATATTGGTAACTGGGGAAATGACACGCCCGAGCGGAAATTTACTTAGCCAGTTTGGCGTGGTACCGAATATCTGTGTCAGTGATGGGACATCAATTGCTCTCGATCCGCAACAATATCAAAGCCCCGAAGCTATTTGGAATGCTTGTCCCGGCGAGACACAAATCTATCCAAATGATGACGGCGATTTTGCTCTCCAGACTGCTGTCAACCTATTGCTTGAAAAGCAATAG
- a CDS encoding NAD(P)/FAD-dependent oxidoreductase, whose protein sequence is MSDSKVSGKDLAETKTIDFLIVGFGLAGALLASELIRRGCRVVVIDPGESNASQVAAGLINPVTGLRFVKTAEIEQLLPAAKACYAALAEVFKRPFYVEKPMWRLLRCEQEVAQCRKRLGDPAYRDYLGGIAQPLERDDVLGCLEQKQTGYLLTRPLLSCLLDYFRAHSAYRQAYFDYRDLTFDPVLQWQEFRPRRIIFCEGFRARENPWFSWLPMRPAKGEILTLEHALPIPDRLFNDGHWLLPVGSGRVRLGATFDRENVDRPITEQAKAELLAAGERIFPGLKHAKLIAHEAGVRPCTEDRQPFIGKHPKLSQLHIFNGFGAKGSVLIPWYGRRFADSLLTGEVLPKSCDIARYERTHFPG, encoded by the coding sequence GTGAGCGATTCTAAAGTATCGGGTAAGGACTTGGCGGAAACAAAAACCATTGATTTCTTGATTGTCGGCTTCGGTCTGGCCGGCGCTTTACTGGCATCGGAATTGATTCGGCGCGGCTGCCGGGTCGTCGTGATAGACCCCGGCGAAAGCAATGCCTCGCAGGTCGCGGCCGGTTTGATCAATCCGGTCACCGGCCTGCGTTTCGTCAAGACCGCCGAGATCGAGCAGCTATTGCCGGCCGCCAAGGCGTGTTACGCGGCTTTGGCGGAAGTGTTCAAGCGCCCGTTTTATGTCGAAAAACCGATGTGGCGACTGTTGCGCTGCGAGCAGGAAGTCGCTCAATGCCGAAAACGTTTGGGCGATCCCGCTTATCGGGACTATCTGGGCGGCATTGCCCAGCCTTTGGAGCGGGACGATGTGTTGGGCTGCCTGGAACAAAAACAGACCGGCTATCTGCTGACGCGGCCGTTATTGTCCTGCCTGCTGGACTATTTTCGCGCCCATTCGGCCTACCGGCAGGCGTATTTTGATTACCGCGATCTGACTTTTGATCCGGTATTGCAATGGCAGGAATTTCGTCCCCGCCGGATCATTTTTTGCGAAGGTTTCCGCGCGCGCGAAAATCCCTGGTTTTCGTGGCTGCCCATGCGGCCGGCGAAAGGCGAGATTTTGACGCTGGAGCACGCCTTGCCGATACCCGACCGCTTATTCAATGACGGCCACTGGCTCCTGCCTGTCGGCAGCGGCCGGGTTCGTCTGGGCGCGACTTTCGACCGCGAAAACGTCGACAGACCAATCACCGAGCAGGCCAAAGCGGAACTGCTCGCGGCGGGCGAACGCATCTTTCCGGGCTTGAAGCACGCCAAGCTGATCGCGCACGAGGCGGGCGTCCGCCCCTGCACGGAGGACCGGCAGCCGTTCATCGGCAAGCATCCGAAGTTGTCGCAACTCCATATCTTCAACGGCTTCGGTGCGAAGGGCAGCGTGCTGATTCCCTGGTATGGCCGCCGCTTTGCCGACTCGCTATTAACAGGCGAAGTCTTGCCCAAATCCTGCGACATAGCGCGTTATGAGAGAACGCATTTCCCTGGTTGA
- a CDS encoding DUF2956 domain-containing protein, protein MANKPNYQKPSPQTQEDALKIARATQRPAQTKEQTKLIAQGIQKGIDLYKKQQKEKARELSKRLKKASRQTESSEQTDDSPIEAMIVYRQHWLPWLLLGLTWAGGAIYWLIGPKML, encoded by the coding sequence ATGGCCAATAAACCGAATTATCAAAAACCGTCGCCGCAAACCCAGGAAGATGCGCTGAAAATCGCGCGAGCCACGCAGCGCCCGGCGCAGACCAAAGAACAGACCAAGCTGATCGCCCAGGGCATCCAGAAAGGCATCGATCTGTATAAAAAACAGCAAAAAGAAAAAGCTAGGGAATTGAGCAAGAGGTTGAAGAAAGCCTCGCGGCAAACCGAGTCATCGGAGCAGACGGACGATTCGCCAATCGAAGCAATGATCGTTTATCGGCAGCATTGGCTGCCGTGGCTGTTGCTCGGGCTGACCTGGGCGGGGGGCGCTATTTACTGGCTGATCGGGCCGAAAATGCTTTGA
- the tatC gene encoding twin-arginine translocase subunit TatC, whose protein sequence is MKKNNPNDAPELPFLSHLIELRDRLLRAVICVLLVFMALAYYANDIYALLAGPLMKHMPANSSMIAIEVASPFFTPFKLALVVSIFISIPYLLYQFWAFVAPGLYQHERRFILPLLFASTLLFFLGVAFAYFVVFPLMFKFLTAAAPAGVTVMTDISHYLDFVLTLFFAFGICFEVPIFTIVLVWTGIVTPQALAEQRPYVIVGAFIIGMVLTPPDVISQTLLAVPMWLLFEAGLLCSRLIVRGDADQSKELTRS, encoded by the coding sequence ATGAAGAAAAATAATCCAAACGACGCCCCGGAACTGCCCTTCCTGAGCCATCTGATCGAACTGCGCGACCGCCTGTTGCGCGCGGTCATCTGCGTGCTGCTGGTCTTCATGGCGCTTGCCTATTACGCGAACGATATTTATGCGCTGCTGGCCGGCCCCCTGATGAAGCACATGCCCGCGAACAGCAGCATGATCGCGATCGAGGTCGCCTCGCCGTTTTTTACGCCGTTCAAGCTGGCGCTGGTCGTTTCGATCTTCATTTCTATCCCTTATCTCCTGTACCAGTTCTGGGCCTTCGTCGCGCCGGGGCTTTACCAGCACGAGCGGCGCTTCATCCTGCCGCTGCTGTTCGCCAGCACCCTGCTCTTCTTTCTCGGCGTCGCCTTCGCGTATTTCGTGGTGTTTCCGCTAATGTTCAAGTTCCTGACCGCCGCCGCCCCCGCCGGCGTGACCGTGATGACCGACATTAGCCACTATCTCGATTTTGTGCTGACCCTGTTCTTCGCATTCGGCATTTGTTTCGAAGTACCGATTTTCACAATCGTGCTGGTGTGGACCGGTATTGTGACTCCGCAGGCGCTCGCCGAACAGCGCCCCTATGTGATCGTCGGCGCGTTCATCATCGGCATGGTGCTGACCCCGCCCGACGTAATTTCACAGACCTTGTTGGCGGTGCCGATGTGGCTGCTGTTTGAAGCCGGCTTGTTGTGCTCGCGCCTGATTGTGCGCGGCGATGCCGATCAGAGCAAGGAATTGACGCGCTCTTGA